A region from the Bacillus sp. Marseille-P3661 genome encodes:
- a CDS encoding DUF3231 family protein, with product MENNHVHIKLTTPEIATLWRTYIQNTAVRCFYKYFLQYLQDEEIKSIIKEAVVLVETIIRKIETIFEKENFPIPKGFSDKDIDLTAPALYTDLFALSFLYRGGQVIIPHYSNTLSRVTRIDIYNFFAECLNSETELHKEALNLMLSKGLNDRPPKMEYPKNVEFIKDHPSLINTWLGDKRPLNTLEITELFIEIERNAIGLILLMGLIQVTKDKEIKNYLLKGKKLAEKQVDTFDKLLKENDHFIGFPITMEVTNSTISPFSERLILFIIATSNQIAISALGDALSVSMRKDLATQYILIIAEVMKYGDEGLKLLIERGWIEQPPQPIDRNEFYKS from the coding sequence ATGGAAAATAATCATGTTCATATTAAATTAACTACTCCTGAAATTGCAACTCTGTGGAGAACATATATTCAAAACACAGCTGTAAGATGTTTTTACAAATATTTTCTTCAATATCTTCAAGATGAGGAGATAAAGTCAATTATTAAAGAAGCTGTGGTTTTGGTTGAAACAATTATTAGGAAAATCGAAACAATTTTCGAAAAAGAAAACTTCCCAATACCAAAGGGATTTTCGGATAAAGATATTGACTTAACAGCCCCTGCCCTTTATACAGACTTATTTGCATTAAGTTTTCTATATCGTGGAGGGCAAGTAATTATTCCTCATTATTCTAATACTCTTTCTAGAGTGACACGAATCGATATTTATAATTTTTTTGCGGAGTGTCTAAACAGTGAAACGGAATTACATAAGGAAGCATTAAACCTTATGCTTTCAAAAGGATTAAATGATCGACCTCCAAAGATGGAGTATCCAAAAAATGTTGAGTTTATTAAAGATCACCCATCATTAATAAATACTTGGTTAGGTGATAAAAGACCTCTAAATACTTTAGAAATAACAGAACTTTTTATCGAAATCGAAAGAAATGCAATTGGTCTAATCCTTTTGATGGGATTAATACAGGTAACTAAAGATAAGGAAATAAAGAACTATTTATTAAAGGGAAAAAAACTTGCTGAAAAGCAAGTGGATACATTTGATAAGTTATTAAAAGAAAATGATCATTTTATTGGATTCCCAATAACTATGGAGGTGACAAATTCAACAATTTCCCCATTTTCTGAAAGATTAATACTGTTTATTATAGCTACTTCAAACCAAATTGCTATTTCTGCACTTGGAGATGCATTGTCTGTCTCAATGAGAAAAGATTTAGCAACCCAGTATATCCTTATTATAGCAGAGGTAATGAAGTACGGTGACGAAGGGCTTAAACTTTTGATTGAACGAGGCTGGATAGAGCAGCCTCCACAACCCATTGATAGAAACGAATTTTATAAATCATAA